From the Bos javanicus breed banteng chromosome 7, ARS-OSU_banteng_1.0, whole genome shotgun sequence genome, the window CCCCTGGTGCGTCCCCACGCCCAGCACAGGGCCAGGCACACAGGAGGTACTTGGGAAATGTTTCCAATGGGGAATGTTTCCCacgtgaatgaatgaacagagagAGCGGGTGGGGGGGGAGTAGGGAAGTGGGGAGTGGGGCGGGCCCTGACAGAGCCCCTCCCTGCAGGCGTCCTGGAGATCCGATCCATCCGTGTGGGCGTCGTGGTGCTCAAGGCGGTGCACAGTGGCTTCTACGTGGCCATGAACCGCCTTGGCAGACTCTATGGGTCGGTGAGTGGAAGTGCACAGGGCGGTCGGGGGTGCGCGCAGAAGTGTGCGGGGGCGTGTTCGGGGGCGTGTCCAGGGCCGCTCACCGCCCACCCCGCAGCGGTTCTGCGCTGCGCACTGCAGGTTCCGGGAGCGAATCGAGGAGAACGGCTACAACACCTACGCGTCAGTCCGCTGGCGCCACCAAGGCCGGCCTATGTTCCTGGCTCTGGACGGTCGGGGCGCCCCGAGGCTCGGGGGCCGCACACAGCGACACCACCCGTCCACGCTCTTCCTGCCCGTCCTGGTCTCCTGAGTCCCAGAGTCAGTGACGCCTGGTCCGAGATTTCGGGAGACGCGTGAGGCTGGGGAAGGCGGGGTTTGGGGCGAGCCCGTGTCCAGTTACTCACTGGTTTCACCTGCATTGAGCACCTGCTCTACTGGGCACTGGGAACACCACCAGACTCCACAGATGTGGCCCCGCGCTCAGAGAGACTGAGTTGGAGGGGAGGTGGACAGTGAGCTGA encodes:
- the FGF22 gene encoding fibroblast growth factor 22; this encodes MRGRLWLGLVWLLLARAPGTAGTLNTPRRPRSYPHLEGDVRWRRLFSSTHFFLLVDPSGRVQGTRWRDNPDSVLEIRSIRVGVVVLKAVHSGFYVAMNRLGRLYGSRFCAAHCRFRERIEENGYNTYASVRWRHQGRPMFLALDGRGAPRLGGRTQRHHPSTLFLPVLVS